The Streptomyces liliiviolaceus sequence GACGGACCGGAGGAACACCAGGGTCGGCATGCGCCCCCAGGACCCCGGCGACCCGGTCGACGTCCGTACGGCGGAGCACGCGCGCGTCGACTACACGAGCGGCAGGCTGCTCGTGAGCGTGCCGGAACCGGGCTGTTCCGCCGGCGTGGTGGGAGCGGTGACCCTCGTGATCGAACTGCCCACCGGGTCGAACATCCACGGCGAGGCGGTCGCCACGGATTTCCGGTGCAGTGGAACCTTGGGCAGGTGTCGCTTCACTACCGGACTCGGACACATCCGGCTCGACCGCACGGGAACCGTCCGCCTGGACGCCGCCTTCGGCGAGATCACGGTGAACCACGTGGGCGGGGATGCCGAGGCGACGGCGAACAGCGGAGAGGTGCGCATCGACCGGATCGACGGCAGTGCGACCATCCGGACGACCGGCGAGGGCGACATCGAGGTGGGCGATGTCGCCGGAATCGTCCGCGCCCGCACGGATGCGGGCTGCATACGCATCGGTTCGGCGCGTGCCGGCGTCGAGGCCCTGACGAGCCAGGGGGACATCCTGCTGGAGGAGGTCGTACGGGGGTCGGTCTCCGCCGACACCACGTCCGGGCAGATCGACATCGGCATCGCCGACGGAACGACGGCCCAACTGGATCTGGACTGCGGATCCGGCAAGGCGTACAAGTCCCTTTCACTGCTGGAGAGTCGACCCTTACTGGAGGAGCATGTGCACGTGAGCGCCCGTACCGTCACCGGCGACATCGTGGTGTGCCGTTCGCCCGCGAGCCCGGACGGCCCGCCCGACGGGATGAGACTCCACTCCTAGGGCTGCGTCTCCCGGGGCTGGGTCCACCGGGGCCGCGTCCCGGCGTGGCGTCCCTGGCATCAGGGGATCACGGGCCGGCGGCTCCGGAGGCTCGGGCCGGCCTCACGGCGTACGGCGGAGGCGGTCCCGCTCGACCGCCTCCGCCGTGACCGGTCCGGTCAGTCCGTGAGCGCGGTCCGCGCGGCGACATCCTTCAGGACACGCTCGGCTGCGTCATCCAGAGTGGACAGCACCCATTGGTCCAGGTCGCTGCCGAGCTGCGCGGCGGCTCTGTGCCACCACTGCAGCCGGCTGTCCGGTACCGCCAGGCGCCGGGTGGCGCCGGTCTCCTCCTTGCGGAGCGAGTCGCCCTCACGCTCGGCGCGGATCGCGTTCCGGAGCTGCTTGGTGGTCCATTTCATCCGCTCCGCCCTGTCGAGCCACAGATCCTGCTCGTCGACGGGCATGGACGCCAGTTCCGCGTGGTGCTGGAAACTGAGAGCGGCGCGGCGCCGGTGGAACTCGAAGCGCCGTGACACCCAGGCGTAGTTCCGCAGGGTCTGGTATTGCAGACCCGCGGCGCGGATTCCACGCTGGTAGCGGTCGGCGTAATGGTCCTTGCCGTACGCCAGCCAGTCACCGAGCCACCACGAGGACGAGTTGAGAATTCCGGAGAGCTGACGGCCGGCGCGTTCCCAGTCGTCGAAGGTGAGTCCCGCCGGTATCTGGAGTCCCACCCCCGTCGTGAGCACCTGGGTGCGGTGTACCTCGTGGCTCCCGGCTCTTCGTTGCCGAAGTCCTCCTTCAGAGACCTTGCCGAACAGGACGACCTTTTGACTCTCAAGCTCTTCGGGCCGATTTTTCACCGTACCTCCAAAAATGGCTCCCATAAGCAGGGAATTCGACGGCCACATCGGCAACCGCGGAAACCATTCAGCCCGAAAAGCTCTCCGGATAAACTAATCCGACTCACCCCCGTTCACCCGGCCATGGTTTCTGGCCGATTAAAGACCCCGTGTCGCCAGGGGGACGCAGTTACAGCGTGCACCCTCCTGGCTCTATCCGAGTAGATCCCCGACCCCGCGACCGGTTCAAGGACCCTGGCGCCATCGAACACTACTTTGCAGAGTCCTAAAAAAATGCACTCCACTCCATGGAGTCGCACTTTTGGCCCGAAATCGGTCTTTTCCTATTCGAAGGGCCCCTCGGAGAGTGCGTGTCCGTCACTCTTTCGCCCGCTGTCGGCCCGATCCCTCGGGGGAGCCCCGTCCGGCCGCCCGCCGGTGGACGGGGGCGAGTCGAACACCCCACGGTCGTGGAGCGTGCGAGGAGATGCGTTCGCCCGTGGTTGCCCCGGCAGGCATGCGCGTCCCGTCGACGGGACAGGCGCCGGTGCCCGAAGGTGCCGACAGCCGTCCTTGGAGGAGGCACGGGCCACGGGGTGGCCGGGCATCGACTTCGGGGATCCGGAACGTGGGTGGCGGTCACACCACCTGGCGTGACCGCGGGCCCCTGGAGGGCGCCCCGGTGATCCGGCCGGGCCCGGGGAGAACGCCGGGCGGCCCCGGGCAGCGCCGCCGGCGCCCGGGTCCGCGGCACCGGAGCCTCCGCCACGTCACGGCAGGCGGCTCATCAGCCCGGCCGTCTCGCGCTTGTGGGTACAGGCGCTCCGCCCGAACGACTCCCGGACACGCTCGCGCACCTCGCCCGGTTGCTCCTGGCTCAGTTTGAACATGCCTTCCGCCCCGGTCACCGTGAACCTGAAGGCGCCCACGCCGGGCACGATCTTGCGGAAGTAGTCGAGCGACCCGGTCATGTCCCAGCCGTTGCCGAACGCCCCCTCGAAGGCGCGCACGGTGGACTGCACCACGTCCAGAGTCTCCTCCACCGAGTCGATCTTCTCCACCCTGCCCCGGACATGCACCGTGGTGAAGTTCCAGGTCGGGGCGGCCGGGGTCACCTCGTACACCGTGGGCGACACATAGGAGTGCGGGCCGGTGAACGTCAGCAGCAGGACGCCGCCCGTCTCCAGGGCCGCCCAGTGCGGATTGTCCCGGTTCATATGGCCGAGCAGCGTGGCCCCCGGCAGCTCTCCGGACCAGTCGCCGGACGTCCTGGGGTCGAAGATGACCGGCAGATGCGTGGCGAACGGACCGTCCTCGGGGCTGCCATTGACCACCGCGAGCGCCAATGGATTACCACGGATCAGGTCCACCATCCATGAACTGTCCGGTTCGCGATAAAAGCTGGGCACGAACATCCG is a genomic window containing:
- a CDS encoding DUF4097 family beta strand repeat-containing protein, producing MLTFDTPGPIQVVLELAFGQAQILATDRRNTRVGMRPQDPGDPVDVRTAEHARVDYTSGRLLVSVPEPGCSAGVVGAVTLVIELPTGSNIHGEAVATDFRCSGTLGRCRFTTGLGHIRLDRTGTVRLDAAFGEITVNHVGGDAEATANSGEVRIDRIDGSATIRTTGEGDIEVGDVAGIVRARTDAGCIRIGSARAGVEALTSQGDILLEEVVRGSVSADTTSGQIDIGIADGTTAQLDLDCGSGKAYKSLSLLESRPLLEEHVHVSARTVTGDIVVCRSPASPDGPPDGMRLHS
- a CDS encoding LmbU family transcriptional regulator — translated: MGLQIPAGLTFDDWERAGRQLSGILNSSSWWLGDWLAYGKDHYADRYQRGIRAAGLQYQTLRNYAWVSRRFEFHRRRAALSFQHHAELASMPVDEQDLWLDRAERMKWTTKQLRNAIRAEREGDSLRKEETGATRRLAVPDSRLQWWHRAAAQLGSDLDQWVLSTLDDAAERVLKDVAARTALTD
- a CDS encoding FMN-binding negative transcriptional regulator, coding for MFVPSFYREPDSSWMVDLIRGNPLALAVVNGSPEDGPFATHLPVIFDPRTSGDWSGELPGATLLGHMNRDNPHWAALETGGVLLLTFTGPHSYVSPTVYEVTPAAPTWNFTTVHVRGRVEKIDSVEETLDVVQSTVRAFEGAFGNGWDMTGSLDYFRKIVPGVGAFRFTVTGAEGMFKLSQEQPGEVRERVRESFGRSACTHKRETAGLMSRLP